The genomic interval CAAAAATCCAAAAATGAGTAACAGGCATGAAATTATATACGCACTAATGAATAAGTTGATTGCAGTACTTTCAGACAAACCTATGTTATTTTGAAATAGGTTCATAAAATTCAATATTGTGGGCATGAAACTAACCTTTAATAATCCGCTAACTGCCATAGGGGTAAGCCCTCCCAGATATAACATTCTAAAATCAGGAATTACGGACAAAAAATGAATCAAACAGAATAATCCTATTGAAATTCGAAAAAAAGGTAAGAAGTAATAATTTTCTTTTTCATATTTGAAGAAAAAATCGATTATTTTTTGATCAATTTTTTCTGCTATTGACCCTAAGCTTTTTGTGATCATTTTTTATTTACTTCAAGAGTGAGTATGTTAATTAATTCAGGCTTGTAGTCACCCATTAACGATTCCTTAAGATTTGGGAATTCATATAAATATAGAGTCGCCGACATTTTTTGATCCTTTGAGTAATCATTATTACTCAACCAAATATTTCTACCAATAGATTTAATAACTACATCTAAGTATCTTGTATAGAGCGATTTATTACTGGCGACTTTATTTTTTGATTTGCCTATTTTCTTTCTTTCATCATCAAGTGCTTTGAATCTTGCTTGAAATGCTCCTAATAAGGTATTATATCTTATAAGTCCTTCATTAGTTTTTAATTTAGGTAGGTAAACTTGTCTGATAACAGTATTGCTAGTGTCTTTAATTGAAAATTGAAGAACATAACCACTTGCTACATTAGGAGCGAAAAAGCCATAGCCAGCATCTATACCAGCCATCACGCTATATTGTTGAGTCAAAGGTATTCTAAGTACTAGCTTTATTGCGTCTGTTATTTTCGTAAGAGGTGGATTTTTAACGTTCTCATTAAATACTAAGTTGTACGCATTTATTGAACTATTTATGCAAACTAAAATGATAAGTATTAAATGTATTGCTGTAAAAAAAAGAAATAATCTTTCTTTAAGTGTAATTTTTGATCTGTTCATTTTTGCATTTGGTGCAGTGTTATTTGAATTATATGTTTACGGTTATACCAATCTATAACCGTAAACATGATAATATTTTATTCGTATGAATTTAAAACTCTATCAATACTATTGTCATTTAATTCCACTAAAGCATCATTTGTAACCTTTGCTTCAACTAATCTTGAAGTTGTTGTACCTTTAGAAAGATCAGTGTTTTTTGTTATTGAACTGGTGAAGACGCCATCACCAGCGATGAATTTTGCAGATTCTGTTACTACTTTTACTTTACTGATAGCAGTCTCAGTTTCAGAAATCTTCGGAGATTTAAAAGAGAAAAGTGCTATAGGTAATACTGCAACACAGGCTAAGGTTAAGATACTTTTGAAATTTTTCATAAAATCGTTTTATTTAATTGTTAAAATATAATTTAGTTAGGTGATTGGCAATTAACTTCGTAGTTGGAGACCATTTTATCAACGGTCTTAATAGTCACACTTATTTGTGAGTTTGAAGATGACTGGTTTGATATTATCAGACTCGAATCTGCACCAACCTTCAATTTTATTGTTTTTTGAGCCAGGAATGTACTTTCTCCCTTCTGGTTCTTGTACTCTTTCCAAATCTTGATTTTATTTTTTGATTTGTTTGTAATTGTTGCTGTAAATTCTGATTTGCCTAAGCCTCCAATTACAAGGCATCTATTTGAAGCTAAGTCTTTAAATATGTATAAAGATTTGCAAGAGCTGAAAGTGGCGGCGATTATGATTAAAACACTAATCATAATGCACTCTGTTTTTTTTGCGTATTTTATTTTTGATTGTAAAGGGAATGAGAGTTTTAATAGCAGAGATTTAAGATACATTAGTTTAGGTGATTAAGTATAGCTCAGTTTTTTTGATTTTTAATTTCTTTATATTAAAATATATTTCATTTCAATTACTTTTACTAAGATAGTTTAAAACAGTATTTCTTTTTTTTTAATTACGTGAATAGTACTATAATTTACGTGAATGGCCTTATTATGATAATAAAAGGAATGATTTGTAGATCTAAGTCAAAACAACTAGTTGAAATGACTTAGAGTACCTACGCTTAAAAGCTGTTTACAGATTGGTCTTATACCGACCAGCACTCAGGCACAAACAAAGCATGACTAGTTGAAGACTGATGAACTTTATAACTTTTCCTTTGGCCAGAACATGGACAATAACGGACAATTATGGACATTGCCTGCTTTTCTTGCTCATTATAATAGAGCCCCCATTGTATGCAGGTTCAGTAGACCTGAAGATAAAGGAAAAGTTGAATCGGCAATTAAGTATGTGAAAAACGACTTTCTGAGAAACTTTAGGGGGATCTGATTATGACGCACTAGTCTGCGAATTTAAAGTCTGGAATAAGGAAGTTTGTAATAAGCGTGTTCATGTCACCACCAGAAAGATTCCTGAAACCGTCTTAATGGTATAGACAAACAGTCCTTGGCTGCACTTTCTCTCCGACGGTATCAGGTAATGGGCCTATCTACACGAAAGGTAAGCCGCATGGCACATATCAGTTATCGTCATAATTACTATTCTGTCTTGGCATATAAATGACAACTATTAAGCTCAATGAATTAGCTTAAAAATAAGCATGCATTGCATCGCAAAAACTATGATATAAATAAACTTTAAGAAAAAGAACGAAAATAATCCAATGGCAAATCTTAAAGACTGTTCACCTATACCTTTTAATCTTTGGACTCTGTTAATGACAAAATAATTAAACCACAAATAAACTACAATGGGTACTGCAAGGAAAAATATAGATGGAAAAAAATATTCCCCCGCCATTAGAAAGTTCAGGTTAAGGGGAATTATATGTAATAGTACAAATAGTAAAAACACACAACCTGAACTCCATAATATTTTGTTACTGATTTTACCGGTTTTATTCAGTACTGAATAAATTATAAAATTTGCAGCTGCAAAAAAAAGTAGATATACTATATTCATAAAAATAACAATAGTGCATTAATCAAATTAATTATTAAACAGTAATACGTCAAGTAAGCCTTTAATATCAAAAGGTTCTGCTTCTAATAAGAGCTTGGTTTTGAAACCGTCATTATCAAATTCAAACTCATATTCTACATATGGATGCCCATTTCTTTTATTATTAAAATTGGCTAATTTAAATACAGGTTCACCTCTACATTTTCTAAATACTACTGACATATATTATTAAAATAACTTTACAGGAACATATCTCTATGAAATATAAATCTTCCATTATTTATTCCAATTCTTAAACCGATTTGAAAAAAGAAGTATTAAATTTCTGTAATGTATTCTCCTACAAAAAAGCCACGAATCCATTGAAAATCTATTCTGTATGGTCTGTACATAAGGAGTAAAATTTATACACCTTTGATTTATTTGTTCCTTTAGACTTTATTGTATAGTACAATGTTCCCTTCAATTTAATAATAGAATCACCAACACCTATAGAAGCATACATATTTTTATATTCAGAAGTAAAAACTAATTCGGTTTCATTTTTATTAGTATCTAAATAAATTATTTTTTCATAAGCGTGATTTGGAGTGTCAATAAATTTTTTCTCAATCCTGGAGCGAATCTCCTGCACATACACCTCTTGCTCTACAAAACATGCATGATATTTGTCATGATTGTAAGGTAAAATATAGAAAAACACAAAAAAGAGGATAATTGTAGATGACAAAATCGTAAGAATATTATTTTTCATTAATCAGTTTTTCTATTCTTGTCCGAAATTTTAAATATATGACTTTGTAAAAGTAGTCTTTCCAACTTGATCTGTTCTATATGGTTCACTTATTAATGTAGTATTTCCAATGCTCATTGACCCAGATTTGCCATCCTGTAAATAATCTTATTAATGTTAGGACTTTAAAGACTTTTCCTGACGAGAAAAGCGTAATACCAAACACTGGACTATCTGGTATTACAAAATTTATTTAGTTCAAATGGGTTAAACAACCATTTGAACTCACAGGAAGTTATTATTCGACAGTATTGTTTGGCGACACCATTGTATTATTGGGATTAACTGATATATAATTTACTAATCCAAAATCCATATAAAAACATACGGTCTTTTAACTTTTTTATATTTTCCCAATTCTAGTATGGATCTCGTGTCTTCTAATTGACTAAGGCGTCAATTACTCATTTTTGAATAATCAGGATTCCAATATTTCATTGAACACATGTTCCTTTAGATAGTAGACTTTATAAAAAATGGGTAATGAAAAACCAAAAGAGAAAAAGATTGGCATAAAAGACTTACTGTACATACCCGCTGCAGCAAATAACATCATAAGGAAAATTGGGTATAATACTGGAGTAAGGTAAATCAATTTCACATCTGTCTCCTGGCCGGTAAAGTGAAATTCAAATTTTCCTTCCCCAATTCTAGTATGATAATCGGATCTAAATCTTTTTCTATCACTATATTCATCATCAATAAAAATAATAAATCCAGGACCTCGATCTACAATTCTGTAAAAATTCTTTTTTAGATATTCATTGATTTTTTCTTCTAAAACATCAGATTGTATCTGTATCTTCTTTTTTATCCTAAATTTAATTTTCATCTAATATCCTCCTTGATATTGCATTGTATTCATATAACGTTTACCAGCTCCCGGTGAGTTCAAATTTCTGACTTTAAATGGGGATCAAATCCAGCTGGTAACACCGGGGTCCATACGACCTCCCCCCTTTAAACCTTTCATATAAGGAATAGAGACAGCTTCTGGTGCAGCATTCAAGCCCATGCCCCAAACCATATAATTCGAAGTAGAATCAACATTTCCAGTGTTTTATTTTCTGGGATACCACAAAATATCTACTTATAAAAAGTTTCAATTTCTCATATATCTTGTCTTTCATGCAATAAACATCAAATCATTCGCCTTACAATTATATCTGATTAGATTTACACTAAAACACCTGTATTAATCGCCTGTTGCAACGTAGAGACTGTAATTTTGGGTTTGTATACCCAATGAGCTAATTGCCTGACCCAATTCAATTTATAATTAAGAAAGGATCTAACAATTGAAATTATGAAGGTATCATCAGGATATCCATAATTCTTCCAATTAAATCTTGTGTAATCAATATTAAACGTATTAACAAAATCGGTTATGAACAGATCCATCTCCAAATCAAACAAGTTAAGATCCAAATCTAAGCTCGTATTTAAATTCAGCTTACTTAAATCGACATTTTTAATACTATTTTCTAAAATGAAGTTCCCAATGAAAACCTTTAGTTCTGGCAGTAAATTATCCATTATTTTCCTAAATTTATTAACCACTGCCCGGTTCTTTTATAAAGCCAAAACATTGGGCTTACTTTAACATTGTAATAAAATTATCCTGGATATTTTTAATTTTAAAAAGAAAATTCAGAACAAAAATAGCGAGTATAAATAATGCTTTATAATCGACAGATACACTAATAAGTATTATTATAAACCATATAACTAATTCTATCGTGATTGACACACGGTAAGTTAGACATATATCAGTATTTTCATCATTTTTGGTGAAGTCTAACCGACCTTTATCGACAGTACGATAATAAGCATAATTTGAAACTACCTTCGAAGTATCAGCTTCACCATCAAATAAGATAAAAGTCCTGGATTTTTCCAAAATGTTATAATTCTCCTCTTGTAAGAATGATATTGCTTTTTCAACTACAGTTTCCTGGTCGAAATTTACTGACCTATTTGTTTGAAATCTTAGTTCCATGCTAGTGTTGCCCTATGCTTTGAATGTATGATTGTGTAAAGTTAGGTTTTCCAATTTGATCTGCCCTATAAGGTTCACCTATTAGCGTAGTCCTTCCAACGCTTACAGACGCAGATTTCTTATTCTGTCATTAAACCCCTCACTAAGACCAAGTCAACTTTATTGCTGCAATTACAGCGTTAGAACAACTAGATATCATTATCTTGAGATCCTATCATATTACCGATAAAATTATCCTGGATATTTTTAATTTTAAAAAGAAAAATCAGCACAAAAAGGATAAGTGCAAATATAGCATGGTAATCAACAAACACACTAATAATAATTATTATAAACCATTGAATTAACTCAATAGTAATTGACAAATAGTAAGTTAGGCATACATCGGTATTTTTATTATTTTCAGAAAATTCCAGTCGACCTTTATTTACTTTACGCTGATAGGCGAAGTTTGAAATTAACCTCGAAGAGCCATCATCATCATTGAACAAAACAAAAGATCCAGTCTTTTCAATTATATTATAATTCTCCTTTTGCAAGAATGACATTGCTTTTTCGACTACAGTATTTTGATCGAAATTTACTAACTTATTTGTTTGAAATCTTAAATTCATTCTAGCGCTGTCCGAAATTTTGAATATATGATTTTGTAAAGTTAGTTTTTTTCCGCCATTGAAAATTCTCACCAATACTGATAACAATGCCAGTCGTATTATAGGTAGACAATGTAGCAAGATTAAGGCTTCCGAAACTATACCCTATTGATACACCCGCTGTAACCCTCACTTTTTTCGAACTGATTTAGGAGACGAGAATTCAAATGTCGGCCTATTCCCAAAAAACCTTAAAATTTAAAAGGCGAAAAATGTGAGCAATTGAAGAACATTAATTTTAAAATTATTGAATTCGACAACTTCAGGAAAGCCAGTTTTCAAACCCTCTCACTTGATATAAGTCATCCTGATCAAAAAGATGGTTTTGACCTGCAACATCCGGGTACTGCCTGAGTACTGCCTGAGTACTCGTTAGGGTAAGAGCAATGCTGAAGTAACGCGAGAGCATGGCAACTCTAAGTCAAAACAACTAGTTGAAATGACTTAGAGTACCTACGCTTAAAAGCTGTTTACAGCTTGGTCTTACACCGACCACCACTCAGGCACAAACAAAGCATGACTAGTTGAAGACTGATGAACCTTATAATTTTTCCTTTGACCAGAACATGGACAATTACGGACAATTGCAGACAGCTGCGGACAATTATGGACATTGCCTGCTTAGAATGATACTCTTTAGCACAAATGCTTTACATTGATAAAAAAAGCAAATATTTATGGCAATTTTCGACGGTAAATTTTTAAAGGGAATCCTGGGCGATTTCATTTTTAAAGTAGTAGATGGGGTACAGGTTGTTTCAAAAAGACCTGTGCCAGGCACAATGAAACAAACAGTGGAAACCAAAAAGGCATCAGCGAATTTTCGTAAAAGTAGCATGCCTGGAAAACATATTAGAGGCATATTTCATCATACGCTCGGTGGAATGAACGAAACAAGTTATGTTTTTCGATTTACCAGTGCGCTGACTATGACCTCCTATGTGATTAGAAACTTATGTTTTACCAGAAATAGCCTCCAGAACCATTTGAATCTGTTAATTTAAGTCCGACAGGACTTTTTAAATAATTAAGTAATTTATTAAATTGCCCAAGTCTTAAATTGACTTTTAGTATTAAAATATTACTGCTAAAGTCGGGTCCTTCGCTTAAAACAATAGTGTCATAAGGGTATCTTAATAAATTCATGAACCCTTTTTCTCTTTCGGAGACAAGATTATAAAATCCTCTTCCGTAATCAAAATATTTATAGTTTTTTAAATCAATATGTATATTCTTATTCCAGGGCATTAGATATTTAATATGAAGTGTACTGCCATCAATATCAAGCTTGCAGCTATATCTAGATAAGAAGAAATAAAAGGCAATCACTATAAGAATGAGATAGCATATGAATCCTGGTGTATGCTCCTGAATAGATTCAAGATTTGAGAAAACATATGCTATTATAAATACTACAATTAAATAAACTGTGATGGAACACGAAAGTTTTAACTTCATTATTGATAAGATAGAGGATTATTACATAAACGAGCCATATAGGTCTTCTATCTTCATAATGGCTGTTAAGCTCATTGGTAGATTGAATACCGCTTGTATATATGTCTTGTTGTATCAGGCCGTCAGCATATTTTATTGTATAATAATCAAATTTTGTAATTTATATATAGTAGTAATTTACCATTTTCTGATTACTTCATCAGGTAGGGGGCAATAATAATCTTGCTGGTCAGCCCCGGATCACCGTCAGGTGTAGGTAACAGGTATTTGTAACGGATAATCTTTTTGGCCGTCAAGCGCGCTGGTACTGTACCAGAATTCTTCGATCTTAAAACGTGGCTGGCCGGAGAAATTCCTGCAAAAGTTTATCAATTACCAGATGCGGCTAAACTCATCTTTATTTTATCCGGTATTTCTTGCTTGTTTTATCTGCTGAAACGATCGGTTATAGCTGTCATAAACTACTTTCTCCCTTTCGTAAGTATGATCAGGCTTCCAAAGTTCTTCTGTTTTAATCCTATTGCCTTTAATTTTTGTTTCTGAACTTATCAATGTTCCTCTTTTATAATCTTCAGTTAAGTCAACAGGATTTGTTTTTACCAGATATTTATCCAGCATCCCTGGAATCTCGTGAAAGTTTTTGCAGTCATCTTTAATTGTTATTTCCCTGCTATTTCGAAATGCAAATGGGAAAAGTCTATTTAAAAACCAGGGGTTTTCTTTCATGCTTTGGCCTGGAGGCTCTGTCAAATAGAAAATAAATTGTGAATTGTCGCCAGATGCATAGTCTGTATAAATTATCGTTTCTATAGTCCTCCAGCCAATGAATTGAATGGTATCAAAAAGAGGCAATTTATAACTTATACCATTGTTGTCAAATGTAACGCTCTCTTGTCTTTCAACTTGTTTCTTTATAGACTGCTCTGAGACTTTAAAACCAAATGTGAGCCCATAAAGTATCATGCCTGGCACTAAAAAGAAAAGTACGGAAACGATATAAGCACCAATAATTTTCACGTCCTGGAAAATCATAAATATGGTTAAGCCTAGCCCTAAACTTATAAAAAGGGCAAGTAGTAACTTTATACCTGTAAACCAGTTTAGTTTCATATCTCAATTTTGCCAGTCTGCAGCTCTTTTTTTCCTCTCAAACTTAATAATTTAAAATGTTTTTTACCTAAACAGCAAGGCAGCCCGACAGGATCAGTGAGAATTTGTAACTTGCAGTCTAACGCAAACCTTATGAACCTGATTGGGAAAAATAAAATCGCTGACTATATACTTAAGCATCCTCAATCCCGTGTAGTTCTATTAACCTTTCTCAAAGAATTTCCTTATCGGCAGGAGCGGTATACAGCTCATGGTTATGTTCAGGTTGATGGGACATACCAAATGGATGGCTTTGATTGTTTAATCAAAGTTCGAGTAAATCATTTTGCTAAAGCCATCCATATTTTAGAGCTTACCACCAAGGAAGAGGAAATGAATAAGTGGGAGCAAAAACGCAAAGAACAGCAAGCAACCGGGATTAGAGAAGAGATCATAAACCAGTCGGTCACCGTAGTTGTGACATTTCCGCCACCGGATATAGAAGATCTGTACCAATTAGAACAAAGCAACAATAAGGAGGTTGTTGCAAACCTGTTCCATCCAGAGCTGAAGGAGTTGGCAATTGGTACAGCAGATGAATATGAACAAAATCTTGATCTCGTAAACATACTATTTGATGCAAAACCTGAAACCCCTGAATTTGAGGAACTCTTAACTTTGCTTCCACAGGTAATTGACTATGAAGAGTACAAGCTGGAATTTCCGAAACTTAAGATTTTTGAGGCCGTGAAGAATCGGATAGAATTTTTTTCAATAACACCTATTGAACTGCGCTACATCATAGGTACAGACCATCAAGTAGATTTGTTTTTTTCTGGTAACCTGGAACTTGCAGATGATGTTTTGGGCAAGTTATATGAAATTGTTGCCTTACGTGCGCCAGTTACCGACAAACGGTTCTTTTAAACAGCTATATATTCATAAAATATGATACATAAAAATAATTGATTTAAACCCCCTTCGATGATGGCATTCTTAGATAAATAGAGAAATAGAAAACTATTCATCATTGCCGGAGGCATTTTAGTGATAATGGCAATCGCTGTAGTTTTCCCAATAGAAAAAAGCAAAGCTATTACCATAGCCGAATTCCAGTACACTTATCTTACTTTAATCATTGGTGTTTTGCTTTCGATGTATGGCTTTTTAGGAACCCGGATTTTTACAGCGTTACTTTTTATGATTTTGAGTGCCATCATCAGCTCGATTATTTGGTTTGTGTTATTTTCAGACTCTTTTGTGTCCATGATTGTCGCAACCTGGATCGGCTTTCCTGTTGGTTTACTCGCGGGCCTGATTTTTGTGATTGTGAATGCACTATTTTTAGAACCTGGTGAAAGCAAAAGATGGAAGCTGATTAAACAGGTACTGGTTTACGTCCTCATTCTCGCAATGTTTACTCTTCTTTTTTACAAAGGTGGATTGGATATATAATGAAACCTTTGCAAGGACATTGGTAGTGAAACCAGCAAGGTTATTCTTCGCTTAAAGAAAATGAGATGGTGAAAGTAATGGGAATTCTGAAAAATATTTTGCATTATGATTTCCCGGGTATTGTATAATTTGTTATTGGTATTTGACCTTATTATTAGCTTTATGAAATCTATCAGTGCAGGAATATTATTATATCGTATCAATGCTGAGCTGACTGAGGTATTTTTGGTTCATCCTGGTGGTCCTTTTTTTCGACATAAGGATAAGGGCTACTGGACAATTCCTAAGGGCGAACCTGTTGCGCAGGAGGAATTGCTATCCACTGCTTTGCGTGAGTTTTATGAGGAAACTGGTTATTCACCGGCAGGTGATTTTAAGGAGTTGAAGTCTATTGTGCAGAAAGCTGGAAAAGTAGTGCATTGCTGGGCGGTAGCTGGGGATTTAAATCCTTCAAGTATGGTTTGTAATACTTTCGCTTTGGAGTGGCCACCCCGGTCTGGTAAAGTTGTGGATTTTCCAGAGGTTGATAAAGGAAATTGGTTTTCTTTGGATCAGGCGAGACTGCTTATCAATTCGAGGCAGATCAGCTTTTTGGATGAAC from Pedobacter sp. WC2423 carries:
- a CDS encoding DUF1493 family protein; translation: MDNLLPELKVFIGNFILENSIKNVDLSKLNLNTSLDLDLNLFDLEMDLFITDFVNTFNIDYTRFNWKNYGYPDDTFIISIVRSFLNYKLNWVRQLAHWVYKPKITVSTLQQAINTGVLV
- a CDS encoding NUDIX domain-containing protein, which translates into the protein MKSISAGILLYRINAELTEVFLVHPGGPFFRHKDKGYWTIPKGEPVAQEELLSTALREFYEETGYSPAGDFKELKSIVQKAGKVVHCWAVAGDLNPSSMVCNTFALEWPPRSGKVVDFPEVDKGNWFSLDQARLLINSRQISFLDELEEMLTTG